In a genomic window of bacterium:
- a CDS encoding 1-acyl-sn-glycerol-3-phosphate acyltransferase codes for MAEKKTWFYRINQWISFLFCKLYFRISAVGLEHIPKTGPVLLVSNHASYLDPFLDAVLLSRPVKFMARHDLWNKKLLAWWIPRVGGFPIRRDIFDRQAVKMTLDYLARGEIVVIYPEGTRSIDGKLKPGLPGVGLIAYKSQAPVIPVYIDGSFAAYPRYAKFPKPKKITVYYGPPINLKTEYQLPDEKETYRIIVSKIMDAIRTLSPRGE; via the coding sequence ATGGCGGAAAAGAAAACATGGTTTTATCGGATTAATCAATGGATTTCATTCTTGTTCTGTAAATTATATTTTCGTATCTCCGCAGTTGGACTTGAACATATCCCTAAAACGGGACCGGTATTGTTAGTTTCAAATCATGCAAGTTATCTCGACCCGTTTTTAGATGCAGTGTTGCTATCCCGCCCGGTAAAATTTATGGCACGGCATGATTTATGGAATAAAAAACTATTAGCGTGGTGGATACCACGCGTTGGTGGGTTTCCTATCCGACGCGATATATTTGACCGACAAGCAGTAAAAATGACTCTTGATTATTTAGCTCGAGGTGAAATCGTGGTAATATATCCTGAGGGAACAAGAAGTATTGACGGTAAACTTAAACCGGGATTGCCCGGCGTCGGGTTGATTGCCTATAAATCACAAGCGCCGGTTATTCCGGTATATATAGACGGCTCGTTTGCGGCGTATCCACGGTATGCAAAATTCCCGAAACCGAAAAAAATCACGGTATACTATGGACCGCCGATCAACCTGAAAACAGAATATCAATTACCGGATGAAAAGGAAACCTATCGAATTATCGTATCTAAAATCATGGATGCAATTCGTACCCTTTCTCCCCGAGGAGAATAA
- a CDS encoding LamG domain-containing protein produces MKKILLFVFLTTLLAYGGNTAPLFKITFDNATIGPAPNYYIIGPGEIIPTQCTAIWKMDNLNIDTTEPNTEPEIVDANIIGLGAPFQGGKALRVHSPGRDEGYHILFTPAFPPGSLTVEYIFCLNTADIGTKNVASLQYLGSTEWPFGQTFQWMLRIHGASSGGTNRLSFWTDKGDSNGMYVNSINPVPTKQWTHVAAVLNYNNSNPATSTILLYLNGVLQGSTTYNATGNSFSLGCSSDIGHFFSIGFNAANRANFADHRGMDGYIDAVAISTTALGPGTFVLSTASLQLTLSAETILRPIGSSAGISATGGLKPYSWSFSTTASVDSVAIGYINTTSGDNVTFYATGAGEAPLFCIDSDTPAKIKSVYLIVVPTKAPLFPESELKSTVREIPTRVPLQGQRGWELFE; encoded by the coding sequence ATGAAAAAAATTCTATTGTTTGTTTTTTTAACTACGCTATTAGCTTATGGAGGAAATACAGCGCCGTTATTTAAAATCACGTTTGATAATGCTACGATTGGTCCAGCTCCGAATTATTATATTATTGGTCCTGGGGAAATTATCCCGACTCAATGTACTGCAATTTGGAAAATGGACAACCTCAATATTGATACCACAGAACCGAATACGGAACCAGAAATTGTTGATGCAAATATCATCGGACTTGGCGCACCATTCCAAGGTGGTAAAGCGTTACGGGTACATAGTCCAGGAAGAGATGAAGGATACCATATTTTATTTACTCCGGCATTTCCACCTGGGTCACTAACAGTTGAGTACATTTTCTGCCTGAACACTGCTGATATTGGTACGAAAAATGTTGCAAGTTTACAATATTTAGGTTCAACGGAATGGCCTTTCGGGCAAACATTCCAATGGATGCTGCGAATCCACGGAGCGAGTAGTGGTGGAACAAATAGACTATCGTTTTGGACTGATAAAGGCGATAGTAATGGAATGTATGTCAATTCAATCAATCCGGTTCCAACAAAACAATGGACGCATGTTGCTGCGGTATTAAACTACAATAATAGTAACCCAGCAACAAGTACCATTTTACTCTATTTAAACGGAGTATTACAAGGGTCTACCACATATAACGCTACGGGAAATAGTTTTAGTCTTGGATGTAGCTCTGATATTGGCCATTTCTTCTCAATTGGATTTAATGCAGCAAATCGCGCTAACTTCGCTGACCATCGAGGCATGGATGGATATATTGATGCTGTAGCGATAAGTACGACGGCGCTAGGTCCGGGTACTTTTGTTTTATCAACCGCATCGCTCCAGTTAACGCTATCCGCAGAAACGATTCTGAGACCAATCGGTAGTAGTGCTGGTATTAGTGCAACTGGTGGATTAAAACCATATAGTTGGTCATTTAGCACTACCGCATCAGTTGATAGTGTTGCAATAGGATATATCAATACTACTTCTGGAGATAATGTAACCTTTTATGCTACTGGCGCAGGAGAAGCTCCGCTGTTTTGTATAGATAGCGATACACCGGCAAAAATCAAGAGCGTCTATCTCATTGTCGTGCCAACGAAAGCACCACTATTTCCAGAATCTGAATTAAAATCCACGGTGCGTGAAATACCAACGCGGGTACCGCTGCAAGGGCAACGTGGCTGGGAGTTGTTTGAATAA
- a CDS encoding sugar ABC transporter substrate-binding protein, whose translation MVVITVNNGPREGDKLAEEETRVYLALFNKKYPNIKVKMSSWQFTPETFLTKMAGGTCTDVVGMFATEGIGVAEKNLALDLTDRIRTWENYPDLNPAILAPYTVNGRYYGLPAGPYSGYIMGLFYNKKLFKSAGIVDSTGEPKPPETWDEFVQTAVKLTDRKKNISGFGICAATGAAGWYFLNWVWQAGGDFEQKQGNKWIAVFNAPPAVHALQFIKDLRWKYDVLQPNFLIDSEEAFKLFASDQIAMAMMTPEWIPILVEKYGMDINNIGVTILPAGPAGRANQMGGGYAIINPTISREKQDACWKYITFAHDTAAFEQITKLRKEQGRIVGIPQLCAYQGERKEIFDRILDTYRNIPLYERFRTEANKYVKAEPPFFCQQLYSEALSPAVQSVLSNKNADPKKLLDTAATQFQTRFLDTIKSHE comes from the coding sequence ATGGTTGTTATAACCGTTAATAATGGACCCCGTGAAGGAGATAAGCTGGCAGAGGAAGAAACACGGGTATACTTAGCACTATTTAATAAAAAATATCCTAATATTAAAGTTAAAATGAGTTCGTGGCAGTTCACTCCAGAAACGTTTCTAACCAAAATGGCTGGCGGAACATGTACCGATGTCGTAGGAATGTTTGCTACAGAAGGAATTGGCGTAGCAGAAAAGAATCTCGCTTTAGACCTAACGGATAGAATACGAACTTGGGAGAACTACCCGGATTTAAATCCAGCTATCCTCGCCCCATATACAGTCAATGGGAGATACTATGGTTTACCCGCAGGACCATATAGCGGATATATCATGGGATTATTTTATAATAAAAAACTTTTTAAATCCGCTGGGATTGTTGATAGTACTGGAGAACCAAAACCACCAGAAACCTGGGATGAATTTGTGCAAACTGCGGTTAAATTAACTGACCGAAAAAAGAATATTTCCGGATTCGGAATTTGCGCTGCAACCGGTGCTGCAGGTTGGTATTTTCTAAATTGGGTCTGGCAAGCTGGAGGAGATTTTGAACAAAAACAAGGGAACAAATGGATTGCGGTATTCAATGCACCACCTGCGGTGCATGCATTACAGTTTATAAAAGATTTACGTTGGAAATACGACGTTTTGCAGCCGAATTTTTTGATTGATAGCGAGGAAGCATTCAAACTCTTCGCTTCTGACCAAATAGCTATGGCGATGATGACCCCGGAATGGATTCCAATTCTAGTTGAGAAATATGGTATGGACATTAATAATATCGGAGTTACCATTCTTCCTGCAGGACCTGCAGGACGCGCAAACCAAATGGGGGGTGGGTATGCAATAATCAATCCGACAATTAGCCGAGAAAAACAAGATGCTTGTTGGAAATATATCACCTTCGCCCATGATACAGCAGCATTTGAACAAATCACAAAACTGCGAAAAGAACAAGGACGAATTGTCGGTATCCCGCAATTATGTGCTTATCAAGGAGAACGAAAAGAAATATTCGATCGTATCCTTGATACATATCGTAATATTCCGCTTTATGAACGATTCCGAACTGAGGCGAATAAATATGTTAAAGCTGAACCACCTTTTTTCTGCCAGCAATTGTATAGTGAAGCGTTGAGTCCGGCGGTGCAATCAGTGTTATCGAATAAAAATGCTGACCCGAAAAAACTGTTAGATACCGCTGCGACTCAATTCCAAACCCGGTTTCTCGATACCATTAAGTCTCATGAGTAA
- a CDS encoding sugar ABC transporter permease, which translates to MQLPVMYLRKKWISFLFLLPALLFFSWFSWYPIIRGFIISFQHFAVRTDIPPQFVGWANFRLVFNDPLFWTAWKNVIYFVFLGLLLGYFIPVFLAIAINELRRFRGYFRTAFYLPAILPMVVVAIMWRWFYEPEIGLANYLLSYIHLPPCQWLLSEKTAMVSLVIMATWQGAGATAIIYLAGLQGIPEELYESAEIDGASIRQRLFHITIPQLRPVMLMMLLLQIIGTFQVFGEPLIMTKGGPNNATLTIMLLIYRYAFTYVQFGAAAAISLCLFTVLLILTIIYFRLTKRFQIE; encoded by the coding sequence ATGCAACTCCCTGTAATGTATCTCAGAAAAAAGTGGATTAGTTTTCTTTTTTTACTGCCAGCACTGCTATTTTTTTCATGGTTTAGTTGGTATCCGATTATTCGTGGGTTTATTATTAGTTTTCAGCATTTTGCCGTACGAACGGATATCCCGCCACAGTTCGTCGGCTGGGCGAACTTTCGGCTCGTATTCAATGATCCACTATTCTGGACTGCATGGAAAAACGTTATCTATTTTGTTTTTCTCGGTTTATTACTCGGATATTTTATTCCGGTATTTCTCGCGATAGCGATAAATGAACTCCGTCGATTCCGTGGATATTTCCGAACGGCATTTTATCTACCAGCAATACTTCCAATGGTAGTGGTGGCGATTATGTGGCGTTGGTTTTATGAACCGGAAATTGGGCTAGCGAATTATCTTCTCTCCTATATCCATTTGCCGCCTTGCCAGTGGTTATTAAGTGAAAAAACTGCTATGGTAAGTTTGGTTATCATGGCAACCTGGCAAGGAGCGGGAGCAACCGCGATAATCTATCTTGCTGGTCTGCAAGGCATTCCAGAAGAACTTTATGAATCTGCTGAAATTGACGGCGCTTCAATTCGGCAACGGTTGTTTCATATAACGATACCACAACTTCGACCGGTAATGTTAATGATGTTGTTACTTCAGATTATAGGTACATTTCAGGTTTTTGGTGAACCATTGATTATGACGAAAGGCGGGCCGAATAACGCTACTTTAACCATTATGCTGCTGATATATCGATATGCATTTACATACGTCCAATTCGGTGCAGCAGCAGCAATTAGTTTATGTTTATTTACTGTTTTATTAATTCTAACGATTATTTATTTTCGATTAACAAAACGATTCCAAATTGAATAG
- a CDS encoding carbohydrate ABC transporter permease, which translates to MNQILPDKLQMVKGRTLISEADYKKPSVKLGYWLLFIFLFILSITAVFPLLWGWLSGFKTDAELLAVPPNFLPKSWRFDNYIEAWNQIKFIHYFHNTLLLALGCWLTSLMISSLAAYSLSKLDPPAGKYILLLFLSTLMVPFTSILIPLYITVKDIPIFHINLLDTYWSIILPAGVNAFFIFLLKGFFDSLPNDLIAAARIDGASEFRIFVQLVLPLSKPVLAVLTIFSFMGTWNSFLWPLMVLSTPEKFPIMVKLYDFQLTSSVPWRVILSSLFIASTPPILLFMFFQKHIMRGITLTGLKG; encoded by the coding sequence ATGAATCAGATATTACCTGATAAACTGCAAATGGTTAAAGGAAGAACGCTCATTTCTGAAGCGGATTATAAGAAACCAAGTGTTAAACTAGGATATTGGCTACTATTTATTTTCTTGTTTATACTATCGATTACTGCAGTATTTCCTTTACTTTGGGGTTGGTTAAGCGGATTTAAAACTGATGCTGAACTGCTCGCAGTTCCACCGAATTTCTTACCGAAATCATGGCGATTCGATAATTATATCGAAGCATGGAACCAAATAAAATTTATTCATTATTTTCATAATACTTTATTGTTGGCATTAGGGTGCTGGTTAACATCATTGATGATCAGTTCATTAGCGGCATATTCACTTTCAAAACTCGACCCACCTGCTGGAAAATATATACTCCTGCTTTTTCTGAGCACCTTAATGGTTCCTTTCACTTCAATTTTGATTCCTTTGTATATAACAGTAAAAGATATCCCGATTTTCCATATAAACTTATTAGATACCTATTGGTCAATCATCCTTCCTGCAGGAGTAAACGCATTTTTTATTTTTCTGTTAAAAGGGTTTTTTGATAGTCTTCCGAACGATTTAATTGCTGCTGCACGAATTGACGGCGCTTCTGAATTTCGGATATTTGTTCAGCTAGTTTTGCCATTAAGTAAACCGGTGCTCGCAGTATTAACCATTTTTTCGTTTATGGGAACTTGGAATAGTTTTCTCTGGCCTTTAATGGTTCTTTCCACCCCGGAAAAATTCCCGATTATGGTTAAACTCTATGATTTTCAACTCACCAGCTCTGTTCCCTGGCGAGTAATTTTATCGAGTCTCTTTATCGCGTCTACGCCGCCTATACTTCTGTTTATGTTCTTCCAGAAACATATTATGCGCGGGATAACATTGACCGGACTAAAGGGATAA
- a CDS encoding thioredoxin family protein, giving the protein MKTWFSGSYIASIILSLIPTMLFAAEIIIDNSDSTCFVTPAYSWQTSVWGDVYGADKLYTTKSDIVKSVRWRAQLNPGRYRVFAWVNPASYASDAKYTIYYGQNSVTLIRNQTTAEGKWSIDLGVYDFDTVGEVVLTNEWQGPEQFIVADAIKFVEVSTTEFSWSAKTPADALAMAKSSGKAILLFFSTEKATDAQKLLAETLTDPTVVKWGMQFITVHIQVDKNPELAEPYGIYRVPVIIFQDYSGKEIHRIEQFISAAELVQEMNKALAKNVPPVR; this is encoded by the coding sequence ATGAAAACATGGTTTTCCGGTAGCTATATAGCGAGCATTATTTTAAGTTTAATACCAACAATGTTATTTGCTGCAGAAATTATCATTGATAATAGTGACTCTACCTGTTTTGTTACACCCGCATATTCCTGGCAAACGAGTGTTTGGGGTGATGTATATGGTGCGGATAAGTTATATACCACAAAGAGTGATATTGTTAAATCGGTCCGATGGAGAGCGCAGCTTAATCCTGGCCGATATCGCGTTTTCGCTTGGGTGAATCCAGCCTCGTATGCGAGCGATGCGAAATATACAATTTATTATGGTCAGAATTCGGTAACCTTAATTCGTAACCAAACTACGGCGGAAGGGAAATGGAGTATTGATTTAGGGGTTTATGATTTTGATACGGTTGGCGAAGTAGTGTTAACTAATGAATGGCAGGGACCAGAACAATTTATTGTTGCTGATGCGATTAAGTTTGTTGAAGTTTCCACGACCGAGTTCAGCTGGTCTGCCAAAACGCCAGCGGATGCTCTAGCCATGGCAAAATCTTCCGGGAAGGCGATTCTTCTTTTCTTCTCTACCGAAAAAGCAACCGACGCGCAAAAACTTCTCGCTGAAACCTTAACTGACCCGACCGTAGTAAAGTGGGGTATGCAATTTATTACCGTCCATATTCAGGTAGATAAAAATCCAGAGTTAGCGGAACCATATGGAATATATCGGGTACCAGTTATTATTTTTCAAGATTATTCGGGTAAAGAAATACATCGAATAGAACAGTTTATTTCAGCAGCAGAGTTAGTCCAGGAAATGAATAAAGCGCTAGCAAAAAATGTCCCGCCAGTACGGTAA
- a CDS encoding peptidoglycan DD-metalloendopeptidase family protein: MVGTNIFAQDSSILEKENELKKIEKTIRDTELKKNETKKTEKKILQELDSINLRLKVKERELSVIERNLLENKKKSMILTQELLSAQSRLAQYKDYLSKRLVRQYFSGKFSFWRTLFTQQSYRDILLRSRYNRIIAYTDAKYILLTNQASRKIQKQQFDLAELDRSQRIQQQELTRAKKIYLAEQANKTLFLTKVRNDRATYERTIAELKEAAVKLEAMIRELRSRQIAAREVTYSGEPFSAMQRRLIWPVSEGKIIAGFGRQKVAGGESEIVLTGITIRAPIGTPVDAVHSGRVIFADWLAGYGNMVIIDHGKGYWTTYAHLQDIFVSKGQDVIRKQQIGSVGDTGSLIGAQLYFEIRKDGKPIDPETWLVGR, encoded by the coding sequence ATGGTTGGCACTAACATATTTGCTCAGGATAGTTCAATTCTCGAAAAAGAAAATGAATTGAAAAAAATAGAGAAAACTATCCGAGATACAGAATTGAAAAAGAATGAAACGAAAAAAACAGAAAAAAAGATATTACAAGAACTGGATAGTATCAATCTACGATTGAAAGTAAAAGAACGTGAATTATCGGTTATCGAGCGCAACTTATTGGAAAACAAGAAAAAATCGATGATACTAACGCAAGAGTTGTTATCAGCCCAGTCTCGTCTAGCGCAATATAAAGATTATTTATCCAAACGGTTGGTTCGGCAATATTTTTCTGGTAAGTTCAGTTTTTGGCGGACTTTATTTACCCAGCAGAGTTATCGTGACATATTATTACGGTCGCGATATAACCGCATTATAGCATATACCGATGCGAAATATATTTTATTAACCAACCAAGCTTCTAGAAAAATTCAGAAACAGCAGTTTGATTTAGCGGAATTAGACCGAAGTCAACGAATACAACAGCAGGAGCTCACCAGAGCAAAAAAAATCTATTTAGCTGAGCAAGCGAATAAAACCCTATTTTTAACGAAGGTACGAAACGATCGTGCTACCTACGAACGGACAATAGCAGAGTTAAAAGAAGCTGCAGTTAAACTAGAAGCTATGATTCGAGAACTTCGTTCGCGGCAAATAGCTGCTCGAGAAGTAACCTATAGTGGCGAACCATTTTCAGCGATGCAGCGTCGGTTGATTTGGCCTGTGAGCGAAGGGAAAATTATTGCGGGGTTTGGTCGGCAGAAAGTTGCTGGTGGAGAGAGTGAAATTGTGTTAACCGGGATAACTATTCGTGCGCCTATTGGGACGCCAGTAGATGCGGTTCATTCCGGTCGAGTTATTTTCGCTGATTGGTTAGCGGGATATGGAAATATGGTCATCATTGACCACGGTAAAGGTTATTGGACAACTTATGCCCATTTACAAGATATTTTTGTTAGTAAAGGACAAGATGTGATTCGAAAACAACAAATCGGTTCTGTTGGTGATACAGGTTCGTTAATTGGAGCGCAGTTATATTTTGAGATTCGAAAAGATGGTAAACCAATCGACCCGGAAACGTGGCTTGTCGGAAGATGA
- the ftsX gene encoding permease-like cell division protein FtsX yields the protein MRIRLVKYFFKEAWLSLERSAALSIITVLTIAVALSVLGIFFWVISNLEELRASFGKEVAIIVFLNEGYDNKQIDQLVQEIRNIDGVSEVVYLPKDKALAEFMKDAEVKREIQLLGFNPLPDTLEVRTATAFSKEKLENIAEQILQMPIVDSVDYGQEWVERLSQFLKVIRFFAVIVGTVIVGATLVIIANTIRLTIHNRRDEIEVMKLVGATDWLVRGPFILEGFVQGLLGAIVAVTALYGIYNLTLVQIGGVAFITYPFILGLVFGGMMLGCLGAMISLRRYLRV from the coding sequence ATGCGAATTAGACTAGTTAAATATTTTTTTAAAGAAGCGTGGTTAAGCTTGGAACGAAGTGCGGCATTGAGTATAATCACCGTATTAACCATTGCGGTAGCGTTGAGCGTGTTAGGGATATTTTTCTGGGTTATATCGAATTTAGAAGAACTCCGTGCCTCATTTGGTAAAGAAGTAGCGATTATTGTGTTTTTAAATGAAGGCTACGATAATAAACAGATTGACCAATTAGTTCAAGAAATTCGGAATATCGATGGTGTATCGGAAGTGGTCTATTTGCCGAAAGATAAAGCTCTTGCAGAATTTATGAAAGATGCTGAAGTTAAACGTGAAATTCAATTACTCGGATTTAATCCATTGCCTGATACGTTGGAAGTCCGAACAGCAACTGCATTTTCAAAAGAGAAATTAGAAAATATTGCGGAACAAATTCTACAAATGCCAATTGTGGATAGTGTAGATTATGGACAGGAATGGGTTGAACGTTTATCGCAGTTTTTAAAAGTTATTCGATTTTTTGCGGTGATTGTTGGAACAGTCATTGTTGGTGCGACATTAGTGATTATTGCGAATACTATCCGATTGACCATTCACAATCGACGAGATGAAATTGAAGTGATGAAACTTGTCGGTGCTACGGATTGGTTGGTTCGCGGTCCTTTTATTTTGGAAGGGTTTGTACAAGGGTTACTCGGTGCAATTGTTGCAGTAACTGCATTATATGGTATCTATAATTTAACCTTAGTGCAAATTGGTGGAGTAGCATTTATTACGTATCCATTTATACTCGGTCTGGTTTTCGGTGGAATGATGTTAGGGTGTCTTGGTGCAATGATATCCCTGCGAAGATACTTACGAGTATAA
- a CDS encoding ATP-binding cassette domain-containing protein, whose translation MIAFHNVSKIYPPDTVALSEINLLITKGELVLLCGANGSGKTTLLHLINRYERPTKGEVIVFGRNLSEIKWYEVPYLRRRIGVIFQEFKLLRTKTVYENLAFVLQVLGIGEKECRRRVFEMLDKVSLSNRAEVYPRNLSRGEQQRLRIARALIYEPTIILADEPTAHLDAQTTQDITKLLLDANRNGAILIWATQGPDPFPEVKKRLLQLDQGKLVGLDTEKQPIEIKSEIPLRNFHQN comes from the coding sequence GTGATAGCATTTCATAATGTGAGTAAAATATATCCACCAGACACTGTAGCGTTATCTGAGATAAATTTATTGATAACGAAAGGAGAACTCGTGTTATTGTGCGGAGCAAACGGTTCTGGAAAAACCACCTTACTACATTTAATAAATCGATACGAACGACCCACGAAAGGTGAAGTCATTGTTTTTGGACGGAATCTATCAGAAATCAAATGGTATGAAGTCCCATACCTACGGCGCCGAATCGGGGTTATTTTCCAAGAGTTTAAATTACTGCGAACCAAAACCGTATATGAAAACTTAGCGTTTGTCCTTCAAGTTCTCGGTATCGGAGAAAAAGAATGTCGCCGTCGTGTATTCGAAATGTTGGACAAAGTAAGTTTATCGAACCGAGCGGAAGTGTATCCAAGAAATTTATCACGCGGAGAACAACAACGGTTACGAATCGCCCGCGCATTGATATACGAACCGACAATCATTTTAGCTGACGAACCCACAGCGCATCTTGATGCGCAGACAACTCAAGATATAACAAAATTACTACTCGATGCGAACCGAAATGGCGCGATTTTAATTTGGGCTACACAGGGTCCTGACCCGTTTCCGGAAGTCAAAAAACGATTGCTCCAGCTTGACCAAGGGAAATTGGTTGGTCTGGATACTGAAAAACAACCAATAGAGATTAAATCAGAAATTCCGCTCCGTAATTTTCATCAAAATTAG
- the dxs gene encoding 1-deoxy-D-xylulose-5-phosphate synthase: MVKSLSEIKSPQDFKTFTIPELEHLAREIRDKIISTVAKTGGHLASSLGTVELAIALHYVFNTPKDQIIWDVGHQAYAHKLLTGRYDQFHTLRQYGGLCGFTHHAESEFDVMTTGHASTSISAALGIACARDMQGEKYAVIAVIGDGGMTGGMAFEALNNAGHLKKDMLVILNDNEMSISPNVGGLAAYLNRIITDHHYNIAQKKVTEFMKRIPHVGQSMVFLKKRLEEFVKGLVSKGVIFEELGFRYVGPVDGNNLALLIDTLKKIKEFKGPVLLHIVTKKGKGYAPAEKNPVVWHGTPSFNIDTGEFDEDGYVSYTDIFAETIVELAKENRNIVAITAAMASGTGLKKFAQTFPERFYDVGIAEQHAVTFAAGLATKGLRPVVAIYSTFLQRAFDQLVHDIGIPNLPVVFTIDRGGLVGGDGMTHQGIFDLSYLRMIPNMAIMVPKDEVELRQMLALAIEYTAGPIAIRYPRDKITNQISTSPQSSKQNSRFLQFGKAEILRSGKEIALLAIGTMVTPSLEAAYELEKLGLDPAVVNMRFVKPLDEGLLKELAKTFSWFITVEENVLSGGFGSAVTEFLNQHRLYQVKVRSIGLPDEFPPHGARSILLQNYGLTPEGIKMIILDTCIKT; encoded by the coding sequence ATGGTTAAATCGCTATCAGAAATAAAATCACCACAGGATTTCAAAACATTTACTATTCCGGAATTAGAACATTTAGCGCGTGAAATTCGCGATAAAATTATCAGTACCGTAGCTAAAACTGGCGGGCATCTCGCGTCGAGTCTTGGTACAGTTGAACTAGCGATAGCATTACATTATGTTTTTAATACCCCCAAAGACCAGATTATTTGGGATGTTGGGCACCAAGCATACGCACATAAACTGTTGACCGGGCGATACGACCAATTCCACACGTTGCGCCAGTACGGCGGACTCTGTGGTTTTACGCATCATGCGGAAAGTGAATTTGATGTTATGACAACTGGCCATGCCAGTACCAGTATTTCTGCTGCTTTGGGTATAGCGTGTGCGCGCGATATGCAAGGAGAAAAATATGCGGTAATTGCAGTTATTGGCGATGGCGGAATGACTGGCGGAATGGCATTTGAAGCGTTAAACAACGCTGGGCATCTCAAAAAAGATATGCTTGTTATCTTAAACGATAATGAAATGTCAATATCACCAAATGTTGGTGGATTAGCAGCGTATTTAAACCGAATCATTACTGACCACCATTATAATATTGCACAGAAAAAAGTCACTGAATTTATGAAGAGAATCCCGCATGTTGGTCAGTCGATGGTATTTTTGAAAAAACGTCTTGAAGAATTTGTTAAAGGATTAGTTTCGAAAGGGGTGATTTTTGAGGAACTCGGCTTCCGATACGTTGGTCCTGTTGATGGTAATAATCTAGCGTTATTAATTGATACCTTAAAAAAAATCAAAGAGTTTAAAGGACCGGTTCTACTCCATATTGTTACTAAAAAAGGTAAAGGATATGCCCCAGCTGAAAAGAATCCAGTCGTTTGGCATGGCACTCCTTCGTTTAATATTGATACAGGCGAATTTGATGAAGATGGATACGTTTCTTATACTGATATTTTCGCTGAAACAATAGTTGAATTGGCTAAAGAAAACCGCAATATTGTTGCGATAACTGCGGCTATGGCATCAGGTACAGGCTTAAAAAAATTTGCACAAACATTTCCTGAAAGATTCTATGATGTAGGCATAGCTGAACAGCATGCGGTAACGTTTGCTGCTGGATTAGCTACAAAAGGATTACGTCCCGTGGTAGCTATATATTCAACTTTTCTCCAGCGTGCATTCGACCAATTGGTACATGATATCGGCATTCCTAATCTACCGGTTGTATTTACCATTGATCGCGGGGGGTTAGTCGGAGGAGACGGAATGACGCATCAAGGGATATTCGATTTAAGCTATTTAAGAATGATACCGAATATGGCAATAATGGTTCCAAAAGATGAAGTAGAACTACGTCAGATGTTAGCACTTGCTATTGAATATACCGCTGGACCAATAGCCATTCGATATCCACGAGATAAGATAACCAATCAAATTTCAACTTCTCCCCAGTCTTCAAAACAGAATTCTCGGTTCTTACAATTCGGAAAAGCGGAAATATTGCGTTCCGGAAAAGAAATTGCTCTTCTTGCTATCGGAACGATGGTTACCCCAAGTTTAGAAGCTGCATATGAACTTGAAAAACTGGGTTTGGATCCCGCAGTAGTTAATATGCGATTTGTTAAACCATTAGATGAAGGGTTGCTGAAAGAATTAGCTAAAACATTTTCATGGTTTATTACCGTTGAAGAGAATGTTCTTTCAGGGGGATTTGGTTCCGCGGTAACTGAATTTTTGAATCAGCATAGGTTATATCAGGTTAAAGTACGGTCAATCGGATTGCCAGACGAATTTCCACCACATGGTGCCCGTTCAATTCTCTTACAGAATTATGGATTAACTCCAGAAGGTATTAAAATGATTATTCTTGATACTTGCATCAAAACTTAA